From Halapricum desulfuricans, a single genomic window includes:
- a CDS encoding polysaccharide deacetylase family protein produces the protein MGTSDSTVPAVLSIDLEYFSHTPAYRTAAGTTNESAVGREAIPTILNALAETDSTATFFTVSEMLEETPEVVETIADTGHEIGSHTHTHKHLSELSAAQRREELATSRRRLESVTDQSVVGFRAPSFDITEDHFELLEATGYEYDSSVVPCRSIPGWYGGEYDETRPVSAAEIDPTAPTALTELPVAVMPGVGLPLTGTWIRFFGVRYTILGMRLLARRGIPPVLYIHPWELVDLPRVEGVPARVYVRTGAYMRRALRRILAEPYEFVAANTVVEDRVLYGRG, from the coding sequence ATGGGGACGAGCGACAGCACGGTACCGGCCGTCCTCTCGATCGACCTGGAGTATTTCTCGCATACGCCAGCCTACCGGACAGCGGCGGGGACGACAAACGAATCCGCAGTCGGCCGCGAGGCGATACCGACGATCCTGAATGCGCTCGCGGAGACTGACTCGACAGCGACGTTTTTCACCGTCTCCGAGATGCTGGAGGAGACGCCGGAGGTCGTTGAAACGATCGCCGACACCGGCCACGAGATCGGATCGCACACGCACACACACAAGCATCTTTCCGAACTCAGCGCAGCACAGCGACGGGAGGAGCTGGCAACGTCACGGCGACGCCTCGAATCGGTCACTGACCAGTCGGTGGTCGGGTTCCGGGCACCCTCGTTCGACATCACCGAGGACCACTTCGAACTGCTCGAGGCGACCGGATACGAGTACGATTCGAGCGTCGTGCCGTGCCGTTCGATCCCCGGCTGGTACGGCGGCGAGTACGACGAGACGAGGCCGGTGTCGGCGGCCGAGATCGACCCGACGGCTCCGACGGCGCTCACGGAGCTGCCGGTCGCCGTGATGCCCGGAGTCGGACTGCCGCTGACCGGGACCTGGATACGGTTTTTCGGCGTCCGGTACACGATATTGGGCATGCGACTGCTCGCTCGTCGCGGGATCCCGCCCGTCCTGTACATCCATCCGTGGGAACTCGTCGACCTTCCGCGCGTTGAGGGGGTGCCGGCTCGGGTCTACGTTCGGACGGGAGCGTATATGCGACGTGCACTGCGGCGGATTCTGGCGGAGCCCTACGAGTTCGTCGCGGCCAATACCGTCGTCGAAGACCGCGTGCTGTACGGTCGGGGGTGA
- a CDS encoding lysylphosphatidylglycerol synthase transmembrane domain-containing protein, which produces MASWRRILILGLQAAIAVAALAYVTTQIELRRAGAQLLALDATVVGVVVALTAVEFLTRFSMWYALLRGLDGVSFATSARVDLVVKFINHVLPSKASGHSVAPLVVRHYTGVDWTDAVSVAGVNTGLYATLYGIVSAVGVGIFVTRLPDGVAAVVVLSTAMYLGAGAVVLLAGRRLEVAGRLFGRLEHLARMLPRIGDRVASLVAALPTFTADSAATFRTLSSRPAVVVPYVLGWVGTLAVVPGMRVLVLLNALGDGFAPGALLPLVLVMAYSVTILPLTPGGIGVSEASATLVLVALGVAPEVAGVVVLLDRSFGVYLPALMGWVPAARIDLSSVLS; this is translated from the coding sequence GTGGCTAGCTGGCGACGTATCCTGATCCTGGGACTGCAGGCCGCTATTGCCGTCGCGGCACTCGCGTACGTCACGACCCAGATCGAGTTGCGTCGGGCCGGGGCGCAACTGCTCGCGCTTGACGCGACAGTCGTCGGTGTCGTCGTGGCTCTCACTGCCGTCGAGTTCCTGACGCGGTTCTCGATGTGGTACGCACTGCTTCGGGGACTCGACGGGGTCTCGTTCGCGACGAGCGCGCGGGTCGACCTCGTAGTCAAGTTCATCAACCACGTCCTGCCTTCGAAAGCCTCGGGACACTCGGTCGCACCGCTGGTCGTGCGCCACTACACGGGCGTGGACTGGACCGACGCGGTGTCCGTCGCCGGCGTGAACACCGGCCTGTACGCCACGCTATACGGTATCGTCTCGGCAGTCGGCGTCGGGATATTCGTCACTCGGCTCCCGGACGGAGTGGCAGCCGTCGTCGTGCTCTCGACGGCGATGTATCTCGGGGCCGGCGCGGTCGTCCTGCTGGCCGGTCGTCGACTGGAGGTTGCGGGCCGGCTGTTCGGCCGACTCGAACACCTCGCTCGGATGCTCCCCCGAATCGGGGACCGGGTCGCGTCGCTGGTGGCCGCGCTGCCGACGTTTACCGCCGACTCGGCCGCCACGTTCCGCACGCTGTCGTCTCGTCCGGCCGTCGTCGTTCCCTACGTGCTGGGCTGGGTCGGGACGTTGGCCGTCGTTCCCGGAATGCGTGTCCTGGTGTTGCTCAACGCACTTGGAGACGGATTCGCGCCGGGCGCGTTGCTACCGCTCGTCCTCGTGATGGCGTACAGCGTGACGATTCTGCCGCTCACACCCGGCGGAATTGGCGTTTCAGAGGCCTCGGCCACGCTCGTGCTCGTCGCGCTCGGGGTCGCACCCGAAGTCGCCGGCGTCGTCGTGTTACTGGACCGATCGTTCGGGGTCTACCTGCCGGCACTGATGGGATGGGTACCGGCCGCCCGGATCGATCTCTCCTCGGTACTGTCATGA
- a CDS encoding glycosyltransferase family 2 protein → MTAAGAVLQASGLNSPELTVALVGVALVTLVWGLERYRTTFSKGELGLSLALAFGIALLALAPDVFAGIGELLSIERRPLAVALIANVTLVFLVLYLFARTRDNKQTIHELTRSLAVEQLSDVERATDPSVFIVIPAYNEASQVADVVAELPERIDGYDVTPVVVSDGSTDGTRRAAAETRALVVEHPINQGQGGALQTGFTIAREHDADIVVTMDADGQHPAEQLDEMIAPIAEGEADYVVGSRYLGTDRSDNGLARQSGIRVFTALINLIAKMNITDCTNGYRAIRGTALKQMTLTEERFSAPELLIEARKSGLRIAEVPVTIEQRAAGETKKPQLGYALGLTRTILVTWLR, encoded by the coding sequence ATGACAGCCGCAGGTGCGGTCCTTCAGGCGAGTGGGCTCAACAGCCCGGAATTGACGGTGGCGCTTGTCGGCGTCGCGCTCGTGACGCTCGTATGGGGACTCGAACGGTATCGAACGACGTTCTCGAAGGGGGAACTCGGCCTCTCGCTGGCGCTGGCGTTCGGGATCGCACTCCTGGCGCTCGCGCCGGACGTGTTCGCCGGTATCGGTGAACTGCTCTCGATCGAGCGGCGGCCGCTTGCGGTGGCACTGATCGCGAACGTCACGCTGGTGTTTCTGGTCCTGTACCTGTTCGCCAGAACCCGTGACAACAAGCAGACGATACACGAGTTGACCCGCAGTCTCGCCGTCGAACAGCTCTCGGACGTGGAAAGAGCAACCGACCCGTCGGTGTTCATCGTGATCCCGGCGTACAACGAGGCATCGCAGGTGGCTGATGTCGTCGCTGAACTGCCCGAACGGATCGACGGCTACGACGTGACACCGGTGGTCGTCTCGGACGGCTCGACGGACGGTACCCGACGAGCGGCCGCAGAGACACGCGCGCTGGTGGTCGAGCACCCGATCAATCAGGGCCAGGGCGGCGCGTTACAGACCGGATTCACGATCGCTCGAGAACACGACGCCGACATCGTCGTCACGATGGACGCGGACGGCCAGCATCCGGCCGAGCAGTTGGACGAGATGATCGCACCCATCGCCGAAGGCGAGGCCGATTACGTCGTCGGCTCGCGCTATCTCGGCACCGATCGGTCGGACAACGGGCTCGCGCGACAGTCCGGGATCCGGGTGTTCACCGCGCTGATCAATCTCATCGCGAAGATGAACATCACCGACTGCACGAACGGCTACCGAGCGATCCGCGGGACGGCACTCAAGCAGATGACGCTCACCGAGGAGCGGTTCAGCGCGCCCGAACTGCTCATCGAGGCTCGGAAATCGGGGCTGCGCATCGCGGAGGTGCCGGTCACGATCGAACAGCGTGCCGCCGGCGAGACCAAGAAACCGCAGTTGGGCTACGCGCTGGGTCTCACACGGACGATACTCGTCACCTGGCTTCGGTGA
- a CDS encoding glycosyltransferase family 39 protein: protein MRFSPLHRARKQVRDDLEADPYLKYILLLSAVLSLFWIWHRLPNFATRDERWRVVDSMEIAGFVVNDGLTVEALQDGSTYWRVFGPTLYLYGLVALPAIAIVVLTGEASVFSDLLSAIGTDFYAHWQALPAWVWWATVLPARLVNVVFAVGSVYLLYRIGTHVRDRATGRLASLLLALTWGVVVLTHEAGEDVPALFCLLLVFYLALRYVETGSRRLFLTGSAIGGFAIALKPTTGVTAILLGIAYLFRIRRAPDTRDALFRPELLIGGPAVAIVVMYLSYPSAVLNTLPSSLSGDILASMWDGPEVLIDRIDRLAGEKTSSHGWLSRPAWWWYVRGTANGLGWPLTLAAVGGIAASIVVLARRAGATLRSESGVLSDSQDPAPSIETAAIAFALSVIAVMTAVYSTWAYFRTHHLLPMFPMAILLIALAFQWLDVEYGQAARVLAVLLIVSTAIYTGIGTLGYASQPRDEAVGWLQAHGGADATVETYAEDSQEAAVPHGWTIYRPTAETGGYARVAWLQDVEQRCPDYIALNYQRAMLWLAPDNHSQLSERWTYDGDAAYIHDLLADSDYQTANAPYPYDVAATFGREPPFLDGGQPYDRTWNMIRAGIYPRTIQYGDPQDLGVYGYVIVLERTGECGEQN, encoded by the coding sequence ATGCGGTTCTCGCCACTCCATCGCGCCCGCAAGCAGGTCAGAGACGACCTTGAGGCGGACCCCTATCTCAAGTACATCCTGTTGCTCTCGGCGGTGCTGTCGCTGTTCTGGATCTGGCATCGGCTCCCGAACTTCGCGACCAGAGACGAGCGCTGGCGAGTCGTCGATAGCATGGAGATCGCCGGCTTCGTCGTCAACGACGGGCTCACCGTCGAAGCGCTACAGGACGGCTCGACGTACTGGCGTGTGTTTGGGCCGACGCTGTATCTCTACGGGCTCGTGGCTCTACCCGCGATCGCCATCGTCGTCCTCACCGGCGAGGCGAGTGTCTTCAGTGACCTGTTGAGCGCGATCGGGACGGATTTCTACGCGCACTGGCAGGCCCTGCCGGCCTGGGTGTGGTGGGCGACGGTCCTGCCGGCCCGGCTGGTCAACGTCGTGTTTGCCGTCGGATCGGTGTACCTGCTTTACCGGATCGGGACACACGTGCGCGATCGGGCGACCGGTCGGCTCGCCTCGTTGTTGCTCGCGCTGACCTGGGGCGTGGTCGTTCTCACACACGAGGCCGGCGAGGACGTCCCGGCGCTGTTCTGTCTCCTGCTCGTGTTCTATCTCGCGTTGCGCTACGTCGAAACCGGCTCGCGGCGGCTGTTCCTGACTGGGAGCGCCATCGGTGGCTTCGCGATTGCGCTCAAGCCGACGACCGGCGTGACGGCGATCTTGCTCGGGATCGCGTATCTGTTCCGTATCCGACGAGCGCCCGACACTCGCGACGCACTGTTCCGGCCCGAACTACTGATCGGCGGACCGGCCGTCGCGATCGTCGTGATGTACCTCTCGTACCCGAGCGCCGTGCTCAACACCCTGCCGAGTAGCCTCTCCGGCGACATCCTGGCCAGCATGTGGGACGGTCCCGAAGTGTTGATCGACCGGATCGATCGCCTGGCCGGCGAGAAGACGTCATCCCACGGCTGGCTCTCCAGACCGGCCTGGTGGTGGTACGTCCGGGGCACAGCCAACGGGCTCGGGTGGCCGCTGACGCTGGCTGCCGTCGGGGGGATCGCGGCGTCCATCGTCGTTCTCGCTCGGCGTGCGGGGGCGACGCTGCGGTCCGAATCGGGAGTCCTGTCCGACAGTCAGGATCCGGCCCCGTCGATCGAGACCGCAGCGATCGCCTTCGCGCTGTCGGTGATCGCCGTTATGACCGCCGTCTATTCGACGTGGGCGTACTTCCGGACCCACCACCTGCTGCCGATGTTCCCGATGGCGATCCTCCTGATCGCGCTTGCCTTCCAGTGGCTCGATGTCGAGTACGGGCAGGCCGCACGCGTGCTGGCCGTCCTGTTGATCGTCTCGACGGCGATCTACACCGGTATCGGGACGCTCGGCTACGCCAGCCAGCCGCGCGACGAGGCCGTCGGCTGGTTGCAGGCCCACGGCGGTGCCGACGCGACAGTCGAGACCTACGCGGAGGACTCCCAGGAGGCCGCCGTCCCCCATGGGTGGACGATCTACCGGCCGACCGCCGAGACCGGCGGATACGCCAGGGTCGCGTGGCTGCAAGACGTCGAGCAGCGCTGTCCCGACTACATCGCGCTCAACTACCAGCGAGCGATGCTGTGGCTTGCCCCAGACAACCACAGTCAGCTCTCCGAACGCTGGACGTACGACGGCGACGCCGCGTACATCCACGACCTGCTGGCCGACAGTGATTACCAGACTGCAAACGCCCCCTACCCCTACGACGTGGCCGCGACCTTCGGTCGGGAGCCGCCGTTTCTCGACGGCGGACAGCCCTACGACCGGACCTGGAATATGATCCGGGCCGGAATCTACCCGCGGACGATCCAGTACGGCGATCCCCAGGACCTCGGCGTCTACGGATACGTGATCGTCCTCGAACGGACGGGCGAATGCGGAGAGCAGAATTGA
- a CDS encoding DUF192 domain-containing protein — MDWPDRDRVVTLVSIGLVVLAIGIWAFQPTGPLAGVLYPLEYEETTVTLAADDGTRLATVDVRVADSDRERYIGLSETESLSDGEGMLFVFEESQRREFVMREMDFPLDIIFVAPNGTITTIHHAPVPEETSGDDLRPYPGTGQYVLEVPRGYTNETGVEVGDSVVIPHSVNA, encoded by the coding sequence ATGGACTGGCCCGACCGGGATCGAGTCGTCACGCTCGTCTCCATTGGCCTCGTGGTCCTCGCGATCGGGATCTGGGCGTTCCAGCCGACCGGGCCACTCGCGGGCGTGTTGTATCCGCTGGAGTACGAGGAGACGACGGTCACCCTCGCCGCGGACGACGGAACCAGACTGGCGACCGTCGACGTGCGGGTCGCTGACAGCGATCGCGAACGCTACATCGGGCTGAGCGAGACCGAGTCTCTTTCCGACGGCGAGGGCATGCTGTTCGTCTTCGAGGAGTCACAGCGTCGGGAGTTCGTTATGCGTGAGATGGACTTCCCGCTGGACATCATCTTCGTTGCGCCGAACGGCACGATCACGACGATTCACCACGCGCCCGTACCCGAGGAGACGTCCGGCGACGATCTGCGACCCTACCCCGGTACCGGCCAGTACGTGCTGGAGGTCCCCCGTGGCTACACCAACGAGACCGGCGTCGAAGTGGGCGACAGCGTCGTCATACCGCACAGTGTGAACGCCTGA
- a CDS encoding ABC transporter ATP-binding protein gives MDAPNPDDDDVFEAQRERVERPMARLFREYGRDNAGYFGVGLFASVFARVLDLLPPLFLGIAIDAIIRQETTFSLLFVPQSWLPTAPREQLWIASGIVGGAFLFAAIFHWARNWGWNNFAQHIQHDVRTDTYDKMQRLNMDFFADKQTGEMMSVLSNDVNRLERFLNDGMNSAFRLIVMVIGIAAILFYLNWQLALIALVPVPLIAFFTKKFIETIQPKYAEVRSSVGQLNSRLENNLGGIQVIKTANTEPYESERVDDVSQDYFDANWDAIRTRIKFFPGLRLISGIGFVLTFTAGGYWALTYETTGTAPLMFTEPLTTGQFVVFITLTQRFIWPMAQFGQIINMYQRAYASAERIFGLMDTPARIAEDPDAEPLEVTDGRVAYEDVTFGYDYEPPSGPDNESSGEPIVEDIEFTVEGGDTVALVGPTGAGKSTILKLLLRMYDVDEGAITVDGTDLREVTIPSLRRQIGYVSQETFLFYGTVEENITYGTFGADHEAVVEAAEMAEAHQFIQNLPDGYDTKVGERGVKLSGGQRQRIAIARAILKDPEILVLDEATSDVDTETEMLIQKSLDALTEDRTTFAIAHRLSTIKDADTIVVVEDGRIVERGTHEQLLDADGLYANLWAVQAGEIDELPREFVERAARRRSEVDVEADDD, from the coding sequence GTGGACGCACCGAATCCCGACGACGATGACGTGTTCGAAGCCCAGCGCGAGCGCGTCGAGCGGCCGATGGCTCGGCTGTTTCGCGAATACGGGCGAGACAACGCCGGGTACTTCGGCGTCGGACTGTTCGCCAGCGTCTTCGCACGCGTCCTGGACCTGCTGCCGCCGCTATTCCTGGGGATCGCGATCGACGCGATCATCCGCCAGGAGACGACGTTCTCGCTACTCTTCGTCCCACAGTCCTGGCTCCCGACCGCGCCGCGCGAGCAGTTGTGGATCGCATCGGGAATCGTCGGCGGGGCCTTCCTCTTCGCGGCAATCTTTCACTGGGCGCGCAACTGGGGCTGGAACAACTTCGCCCAGCACATCCAGCACGACGTCCGGACCGACACCTACGACAAGATGCAGCGGCTGAACATGGACTTCTTCGCCGACAAGCAGACCGGCGAGATGATGTCCGTCCTCTCAAACGACGTCAATCGCCTTGAGCGGTTTCTCAACGACGGGATGAACTCCGCGTTCCGGCTGATCGTGATGGTGATCGGCATCGCCGCGATTCTCTTTTATCTCAACTGGCAGCTGGCACTGATCGCGCTGGTCCCGGTGCCGCTGATCGCCTTTTTCACCAAGAAGTTCATCGAGACGATCCAGCCCAAATACGCCGAGGTGCGCTCGTCGGTCGGACAGCTCAACTCCCGGCTGGAGAACAACCTCGGCGGCATCCAGGTCATCAAGACTGCAAACACCGAACCCTACGAGTCCGAGCGGGTTGATGACGTCTCACAGGATTACTTCGACGCCAACTGGGACGCCATCCGGACCCGGATCAAGTTCTTTCCCGGCCTGCGACTGATCTCGGGGATCGGGTTCGTGTTGACCTTCACCGCCGGCGGGTACTGGGCGCTGACCTACGAGACGACCGGAACGGCCCCGCTGATGTTCACCGAACCGCTGACGACCGGGCAGTTCGTCGTCTTCATCACGCTCACCCAGCGGTTCATCTGGCCGATGGCCCAGTTCGGCCAGATAATCAACATGTACCAGCGGGCCTACGCCTCCGCCGAGCGGATCTTCGGGCTGATGGACACGCCTGCCCGGATCGCCGAGGACCCCGACGCCGAGCCGCTCGAAGTGACTGACGGACGGGTCGCCTACGAGGACGTGACGTTCGGATACGACTACGAACCACCGTCCGGGCCGGACAACGAATCCAGCGGCGAGCCCATCGTCGAGGACATCGAGTTCACCGTCGAGGGTGGCGATACCGTCGCGCTCGTCGGGCCGACCGGCGCGGGCAAATCGACGATACTCAAGCTCCTGTTGCGGATGTACGACGTCGACGAGGGCGCGATCACCGTCGACGGTACGGACCTGCGCGAGGTGACCATCCCCAGCCTCCGTCGACAGATCGGCTACGTCAGCCAGGAAACGTTCCTGTTCTACGGCACCGTCGAGGAGAACATCACCTACGGCACGTTTGGCGCCGACCACGAGGCAGTCGTCGAGGCCGCTGAGATGGCCGAGGCCCACCAGTTCATCCAGAATCTTCCCGACGGGTACGACACCAAGGTCGGCGAGCGCGGCGTCAAACTCTCCGGGGGCCAGCGCCAGCGAATCGCCATCGCCCGCGCGATCCTCAAGGACCCGGAGATTCTCGTGTTGGACGAGGCGACCAGCGACGTCGACACCGAGACGGAGATGCTCATCCAGAAGAGCCTCGACGCGCTCACCGAGGACCGGACGACCTTCGCCATCGCCCACCGGCTCTCGACGATCAAGGACGCCGACACGATCGTCGTGGTCGAGGACGGCCGGATCGTCGAGCGCGGCACCCACGAGCAGTTGCTGGACGCGGACGGTCTGTACGCCAACCTCTGGGCGGTCCAGGCCGGGGAAATCGACGAGTTACCCCGGGAGTTCGTCGAGCGCGCGGCACGACGGCGGTCCGAGGTCGACGTCGAGGCGGACGACGACTGA
- the rio1 gene encoding serine/threonine-protein kinase Rio1: protein MTGEFELVEPEAVDGVGDEWEEIDVEDTEADRIARQRDREFSEFRKRIKNTERFKLEESVFDEATYAAIYKLVQDGYIDAFGGPISTGKEANVYTAKAGDETVAVKVYRINASDFKDMRGYLDGDPRFEGIGQDKRKVVMAWVRKEFANLKRAQKAGVRVPNPIAVERNVLVMEYIATDGDRAKRLSEVDVENPETAYEVVAEYMRRLYDAGLVHGDLSEYNIVFQDGQLVVIDLGQAVTKHHPNADEFLERDCENVAAFFSRQGMAATGEELCEFVVSEDG, encoded by the coding sequence ATGACAGGCGAGTTCGAACTCGTGGAACCGGAGGCGGTCGACGGCGTCGGCGACGAGTGGGAGGAAATCGACGTCGAGGACACGGAAGCCGACCGCATCGCGCGCCAGCGCGACCGCGAGTTCAGCGAGTTCCGCAAGCGGATCAAAAACACCGAGCGGTTCAAACTCGAAGAATCGGTGTTCGACGAGGCCACCTACGCCGCGATCTACAAGCTGGTGCAGGACGGCTACATCGACGCCTTCGGCGGCCCGATCTCGACGGGCAAGGAGGCCAACGTCTACACGGCAAAAGCCGGCGACGAGACAGTCGCAGTGAAGGTCTACCGGATCAACGCCAGCGACTTCAAGGACATGCGCGGCTATCTCGACGGCGATCCGCGCTTCGAGGGGATCGGCCAGGACAAACGCAAGGTCGTGATGGCCTGGGTCCGCAAGGAGTTCGCCAACCTCAAGCGCGCCCAGAAGGCGGGCGTCCGCGTCCCGAATCCTATCGCCGTCGAGCGAAACGTCCTCGTGATGGAGTACATCGCCACGGACGGCGACCGCGCCAAGCGACTCAGCGAGGTCGATGTCGAGAATCCCGAGACTGCCTACGAGGTCGTCGCCGAGTACATGCGCCGGCTGTACGACGCCGGGCTGGTCCACGGCGATCTCAGCGAGTACAACATCGTCTTCCAGGACGGACAGCTGGTCGTGATCGATCTCGGCCAGGCCGTGACCAAACACCATCCCAACGCCGACGAATTCCTCGAACGCGACTGTGAGAACGTGGCCGCGTTCTTCTCCCGGCAAGGCATGGCCGCGACCGGCGAGGAGCTGTGTGAGTTCGTAGTGAGCGAAGACGGCTGA
- a CDS encoding ferredoxin, whose product MVSVDESICTGCQVCVSVAPETFEMDGAVATAVSDEVTDEAEQAAEQCPVDAISL is encoded by the coding sequence ATGGTTTCAGTAGACGAGTCAATCTGTACGGGTTGTCAGGTGTGCGTGTCGGTCGCACCGGAAACGTTCGAGATGGACGGCGCAGTCGCGACGGCCGTCAGCGACGAGGTTACGGACGAGGCCGAGCAGGCCGCCGAACAGTGCCCCGTCGACGCGATTTCGCTGTAA
- a CDS encoding AIR synthase family protein, translated as MTDLGKIDADFFERVVAPNLGADRGAVSLGPTAGIDFGVFELGGRAVVTATDPISVLPTLGLERAGRLATDIVLSDVAVSGIDPSHLTVTLTLPPEYPPADLATLWRGIDAHTRELGVSITAGRAGRYSGVDSSWIGSGTAFGVGDPDDLVRPDGARPGDALVISTGPAAEVAGLFSTLYPERLGLDPGAVATAQERLADVPAVADALAAHDAGRVTAMHDATEGGIAGGLNEMADGAGVRFEIDPDAVPMADGVEAVCDAIGVDPWHVTSCGTLLIAVAPGDASDVVAALENRDTPAAVVGRVTEGDGVYARGERVEPPESDPSWAAASRLRDGS; from the coding sequence GTGACGGACCTCGGCAAGATCGACGCCGACTTCTTCGAACGCGTGGTCGCGCCGAACCTCGGCGCCGACCGCGGAGCGGTCTCGCTCGGTCCGACTGCGGGGATCGACTTCGGCGTCTTCGAACTCGGCGGACGGGCCGTCGTCACCGCGACTGACCCGATATCGGTGCTCCCGACCCTCGGGCTCGAACGCGCGGGCCGCCTGGCTACCGATATCGTCCTCTCGGACGTCGCCGTCTCGGGAATCGACCCCTCGCACCTGACGGTGACACTCACGCTGCCACCGGAGTATCCGCCAGCGGACCTGGCGACGCTGTGGCGGGGGATCGACGCCCACACCCGCGAGCTCGGGGTCAGCATCACCGCCGGCCGCGCCGGCCGCTACTCGGGTGTCGACAGCTCCTGGATCGGCTCCGGGACGGCCTTCGGCGTCGGCGATCCCGACGACCTCGTCCGTCCGGACGGAGCACGACCGGGCGACGCGCTGGTGATCTCGACCGGCCCCGCCGCGGAGGTCGCGGGCCTGTTCTCGACGCTGTATCCCGAACGGCTCGGCCTCGATCCCGGGGCCGTCGCGACCGCCCAGGAGCGACTCGCGGACGTCCCGGCGGTCGCGGACGCGCTGGCCGCGCACGACGCCGGTCGAGTGACGGCGATGCACGACGCCACCGAGGGCGGGATCGCCGGCGGCCTGAACGAGATGGCCGACGGCGCAGGCGTCCGCTTCGAGATCGATCCCGACGCGGTCCCGATGGCCGACGGCGTCGAGGCGGTCTGTGACGCGATCGGTGTCGACCCGTGGCACGTGACCAGCTGCGGGACGCTGTTGATCGCGGTCGCGCCCGGCGACGCGTCGGACGTGGTGGCCGCGCTCGAAAACCGGGACACGCCGGCCGCCGTCGTCGGTCGAGTGACCGAGGGGGACGGTGTGTACGCCCGTGGGGAGCGCGTGGAGCCGCCCGAGTCAGACCCCTCGTGGGCGGCGGCGAGTCGATTGCGCGACGGCTCGTGA
- a CDS encoding ABC transporter ATP-binding protein, with translation MGTVSSVTLRDISVAFDGVPALADVSLSIEEGEFFTLVGPSGCGKTTTLRTVAGFESPDTGSVSIGGENVVGLPPEDRNVGIVFQNYALFPHMSVRENVAYGLRYRDPPGEVSTEQRVAELLDLVDMAGMGDRDPEGLSGGQQQRIALARALAPGPDVLLLDEPLSALDARLRERLRVVIRDLQQDLGITTIYVTHDQAEALAISDRVAVIADGRVEQVGPPEAIYREPATHFVAEFVGDNNLFGGVVVSADPPRVGLDPGSDDAPGTTIPVDGVSGVGREVTLSIRPESVSIVGDAERQSAGAAGSITLQATVSTVEFMGDAYRVHCEWQGRELLAKIDADEPPSGAVTLSFDREDVTLLEEP, from the coding sequence GTGGGAACCGTGAGCAGCGTCACGCTCCGGGACATCTCGGTCGCCTTCGACGGCGTCCCGGCACTAGCGGACGTCTCACTGTCGATCGAGGAAGGCGAGTTCTTCACGCTGGTCGGTCCCTCCGGCTGTGGGAAGACCACGACGCTTCGGACAGTCGCGGGGTTCGAATCCCCCGATACCGGATCCGTCTCGATCGGCGGCGAGAACGTCGTGGGGCTCCCGCCCGAGGACCGCAACGTCGGGATCGTCTTCCAGAACTACGCGCTGTTCCCGCACATGAGCGTCCGCGAGAACGTCGCCTACGGCCTTCGCTACCGGGACCCGCCGGGCGAGGTCTCCACGGAACAGCGCGTCGCCGAACTGCTGGATCTCGTGGACATGGCCGGGATGGGAGACCGCGATCCCGAGGGACTCTCGGGCGGCCAGCAACAGCGGATCGCGCTGGCCCGCGCGCTCGCGCCCGGACCGGACGTACTCCTGCTTGACGAACCGCTGTCGGCACTGGACGCCCGGCTTCGGGAACGCCTGCGTGTCGTGATTCGGGACCTCCAGCAGGACCTCGGTATCACGACGATCTACGTCACCCACGACCAGGCCGAGGCGCTTGCGATTTCCGATCGGGTGGCCGTGATCGCTGACGGTCGCGTCGAACAGGTCGGCCCCCCGGAGGCGATCTACCGCGAACCGGCGACCCACTTCGTCGCCGAGTTCGTCGGCGATAACAACCTCTTCGGCGGTGTCGTCGTCTCGGCCGATCCGCCCCGAGTCGGCCTCGATCCGGGTTCTGACGACGCGCCTGGCACGACGATTCCCGTCGATGGCGTCTCGGGAGTCGGTCGGGAGGTGACGCTCTCGATTCGGCCCGAATCGGTTTCGATCGTCGGGGACGCCGAGCGTCAGTCCGCCGGCGCGGCCGGGTCGATCACCCTGCAGGCGACCGTCTCGACGGTCGAGTTCATGGGTGACGCCTATCGCGTTCACTGCGAGTGGCAGGGTCGGGAGTTACTGGCCAAGATCGACGCCGACGAACCGCCGAGCGGAGCGGTGACGCTGTCGTTCGATCGCGAGGACGTGACGCTCCTGGAGGAACCGTGA